The following DNA comes from Methanomassiliicoccales archaeon.
TCTGCGGGAGTCGATAATATATACTTTATTCGTTTAGGACTGTTTACTTGAATTACTATAGGCCGTTAAGAACAATATGGCCATTCATCGAGTCAACTGGATTAAGACTACATAATTATTAAATATATGTAAGCACCATTACTACTTCCTAATAATTTGAGTAGCATTTATTTTATATTTTATAATATTGGCGATATCTGGCTAATCAATTTTATTTAAAATTTTTAAGATTTCAGACATCGAAGACGATTAAGACGCCTCGACGGTTTCGTCTTTTCCCAGCAAATCATCTGGCAGTAGACAGACCGTCCTATGTCTCTTATCTTTTACCCTTGAGGCAATCTTCTCTTGTACTTGATTGAATGTGAAACTGGATATTATGGGGGCGTGCATCGAACGGACCACCAGATCATCCCATCTGCGATGCCCGGCATACACCGGATTGTGCAAGATACGACTAATCGACCAGACCGTCCAGTGATTGTCGCTCTTAGTTCCGATATCGTCCTTGTTCAAGCCCCAGGCGATCAGGTCCATGGTCCGCCCAGATAGATATTGATCGTAAATTGAACGTACAACTGGAGCCTCTTCCTCATTCTGGACCAGCTCACCATTCTGCAAATGATAACCGTAAGGTACGCGGAAACCAAGAAGTCCCTGGCCAGATTCGGCCTTCTGCCTCATTCCCATGTACGTTCGTTCACCGATCTGTTCGCTCTCCAGCTGGGCGATGCGTTGGATGATATCAACTACGAAACGACCGACCGCGTTCGAGGTGTCCAGGGATTCGTTCATGCTGCTGAACTTCTTCCCCCACTTCTCGAGGTTCTCCATCATGGTCATGAAGTTCTTGGAATTGCGGTGGATACGGTCCATCTTAAGGACCAGGATTATGTCCCACTTCTCCCGCTCTTCCATCATCCTATGATATGCTGGTCGGCGGGTATTGCGGCCAGAGTGACCATCGTCGATATAATATCCAGCGATGTCCCAGCCTTGCGCTTCGCAATATGCTTCCAGCCTCTCCTTCTGGGCAGCCAGGGAATAACCTTCTTTGGCCTGGTCCTCGGTGGAGACCCTGGTATAGATGGCCACCCTAGGCATGGGCCTCGCTCCTGAACAGGGTTTTAGGAGAGATCCTCTTAGGACCTTTCTTCGATTTGATGCGAGAGGCGATGAGCTCCTGAACTTCATCGTAGAGCTCTGGCTCGATGATCTTCAATTGAGGGGCGGCCTGTTCGAATCCTTCCCATATCAGTTTTCCAAGGTAGATGCGATTGGTGAGGATGCCATGGACCGTGGCCCTTTGCCAGATGCCACCGTTCTTTGTCTCCACGCCTTGAGAATCTAAGGCTTCGCATATCTGATTGAGCGAAGATAGGCCAGTAGCCATCCTGAACATACTAACGACGGCCTGAGCCTCCTGTTCTTCGATCACCAGTTCACCATTCTGATAGTGATATCCATATGGTTCTGGGCTGCCTAGATGGCCCTTCCCTTCTTTGGCCTTCTGGGTCATGCCCACCTTGACTCTCTCACCGATCTGCTCGCTCTCCAGCTGGGCGATGCGCTGGATGATGTCCATTACGAACCTGCCAATGGCGGTAGTAGTATCGAAGCTCTCCTGCATGGAGTTGAATTCCTTGTTCCAGGATCGCAGGAAATCCATCATCATGGCGAAATTCCGACTGTTGCGGTGGATACGGTCCATCTTAAGGACCACCAGAACGTCCCAGTGATCCTTTTCATGCATCATTTTCTTGTAGTTAGGGCGCTCAGCGCTCCTACCGCTGTATCCATCGTCAACATACTCATAGAATACCGTCCATCCCCTGGCCAGGCAGTAGGAGCGAAGCCGTTTGAGCTGAGCAGGGATGCTGTAGCCTTCTCTGGCCTGGTCCTCCGTTGAAACACGGACATAGATC
Coding sequences within:
- a CDS encoding recombinase family protein translates to MSDNEHLRAAIYVRVSTEDQAREGYSIPAQLKRLRSYCLARGWTVFYEYVDDGYSGRSAERPNYKKMMHEKDHWDVLVVLKMDRIHRNSRNFAMMMDFLRSWNKEFNSMQESFDTTTAIGRFVMDIIQRIAQLESEQIGERVKVGMTQKAKEGKGHLGSPEPYGYHYQNGELVIEEQEAQAVVSMFRMATGLSSLNQICEALDSQGVETKNGGIWQRATVHGILTNRIYLGKLIWEGFEQAAPQLKIIEPELYDEVQELIASRIKSKKGPKRISPKTLFRSEAHA
- a CDS encoding recombinase family protein, producing MPRVAIYTRVSTEDQAKEGYSLAAQKERLEAYCEAQGWDIAGYYIDDGHSGRNTRRPAYHRMMEEREKWDIILVLKMDRIHRNSKNFMTMMENLEKWGKKFSSMNESLDTSNAVGRFVVDIIQRIAQLESEQIGERTYMGMRQKAESGQGLLGFRVPYGYHLQNGELVQNEEEAPVVRSIYDQYLSGRTMDLIAWGLNKDDIGTKSDNHWTVWSISRILHNPVYAGHRRWDDLVVRSMHAPIISSFTFNQVQEKIASRVKDKRHRTVCLLPDDLLGKDETVEAS